A portion of the Deinococcus peraridilitoris DSM 19664 genome contains these proteins:
- a CDS encoding malate synthase A, translating to MTPGLLEDQLDSKSLGLYAALHREFYGIWRALSTVEDSEARSLNLPEDWQLPPVPDELRGRTVELVVTAGDDATLREGLVLNVDAVMLDFDDTFSPTRAGVLRAYAHLRDLSHLEGTPLMLRPRPHYLPEFSFRFTGETVIASLLDLSVFLAHHRHRSPLYLYLPKLERPAEARFWNQVLRRAEELLSLPSGTVRPCLQIETWSGAQLAEEMLFELRERAYGLNAGRWDYVFSLVKHLGQEAGPVLPERARLGMDQPCMQAYARLLPSVCVRRGGRAVGGSAALAPDPQDPQAALSAVTQDKRREVAYGYQAAWAGLPSLIPAVREAFSREPPQARGAQGAGPEELSAFPPVTSVPLAAVREALGIALDYFAAWHAGLGVIVREGRIEDTATAELARAQLWQWVHHRVRLTEGGTLSPQRYRELREEHAQEKSFAGELLDTLVLADTCADYFPLVAARLRGWEI from the coding sequence ATGACGCCTGGCCTTCTCGAAGACCAGCTGGATTCGAAGTCGCTCGGGTTGTACGCGGCCCTGCACCGCGAGTTTTATGGTATCTGGCGTGCACTCTCCACGGTGGAGGACTCCGAAGCCCGCTCCCTGAACCTGCCCGAGGACTGGCAGCTGCCCCCCGTCCCCGATGAACTGCGAGGCCGCACGGTCGAGCTGGTGGTGACCGCCGGAGATGACGCGACGCTGCGTGAAGGGCTGGTCCTGAACGTGGACGCCGTCATGCTGGATTTTGACGATACCTTCTCGCCCACACGCGCAGGTGTTCTCCGCGCCTACGCGCATCTGCGCGACCTGAGTCATCTGGAAGGAACGCCGTTGATGTTGCGTCCCCGGCCGCATTATCTGCCGGAGTTCTCGTTTCGCTTCACGGGTGAAACAGTGATCGCCTCGTTGCTGGATCTGTCGGTATTCCTGGCACACCACCGTCACCGTTCGCCCCTTTACCTGTACCTGCCCAAGCTGGAACGCCCGGCAGAGGCGCGCTTTTGGAACCAGGTGCTCAGGCGCGCCGAGGAGCTGCTGTCACTTCCTTCGGGTACCGTCCGGCCCTGTCTGCAAATCGAGACCTGGTCGGGGGCGCAGCTTGCCGAAGAGATGCTCTTCGAATTGCGCGAACGTGCGTATGGCCTGAACGCCGGACGCTGGGATTATGTGTTCAGCCTCGTGAAGCATCTCGGGCAGGAGGCGGGTCCGGTGCTGCCCGAGCGGGCGCGTCTGGGCATGGATCAGCCCTGTATGCAGGCCTACGCGCGTCTGCTGCCCAGCGTGTGCGTGCGGCGTGGCGGTCGGGCGGTGGGCGGAAGCGCCGCCCTTGCTCCCGATCCGCAAGATCCTCAGGCCGCCCTGAGTGCCGTGACACAGGACAAGCGGCGTGAAGTGGCGTACGGCTACCAGGCGGCCTGGGCTGGCCTGCCCAGCCTGATTCCCGCAGTCCGTGAAGCCTTCTCACGGGAACCGCCGCAGGCTCGCGGCGCTCAGGGCGCCGGACCTGAGGAGTTGAGCGCCTTCCCACCGGTCACATCGGTGCCGCTGGCCGCCGTGCGTGAAGCCCTGGGCATCGCGCTCGATTACTTTGCCGCGTGGCACGCCGGGCTGGGCGTGATCGTGCGTGAAGGGCGCATCGAGGATACGGCTACCGCGGAACTCGCTCGTGCCCAGCTGTGGCAGTGGGTGCACCATCGGGTGCGCCTCACAGAGGGCGGAACCCTGTCTCCCCAGCGCTACCGCGAGCTGCGTGAAGAGCACGCGCAGGAGAAGTCGTTTGCCGGGGAGCTGCTTGACACCCTGGTCCTGGCGGACACGTGCGCGGATTATTTCCCGCTGGTCGCCGCCAGGCTGCGAGGATGGGAAATATGA
- a CDS encoding Gfo/Idh/MocA family protein, with amino-acid sequence MGLRWGVLGAARIAQKLIPAIAQAGGQVTAVASRDRPRGQAFATTYGIGRVVSYEELLADPEIDAVYNPLPNDLHLPWSISALQAGKHVLCEKPMTLSAEQAAELARVAAHANRVVFEAFAYQFAPVMAEAVRLVRSGAIGEVRSCRGTFSFVLPEGEDFRWQPAHGGGALFDIGCYPVHLTRLMLGEPLAVSAQGRWTSSNVDIALHGTLRYAQALASFQCSFDEVHHEAFEVVGTAGRLTLDGHLFSNVGEVRLRLNEQEQLFPYENAYARMVSHVQELVTRSLEDQRTSAAAAVAQGRVIDALLQSAREQRAVRL; translated from the coding sequence ATGGGTTTGCGCTGGGGTGTGTTGGGAGCCGCGCGGATTGCACAGAAGCTCATTCCCGCCATCGCGCAGGCCGGCGGTCAGGTCACGGCAGTGGCCTCGCGGGACAGACCGCGCGGTCAGGCGTTCGCCACGACCTATGGAATCGGGCGGGTAGTGTCCTACGAGGAGTTGTTGGCAGACCCGGAAATCGACGCCGTTTATAATCCGCTGCCGAACGATTTGCACTTGCCGTGGTCGATTTCGGCCTTGCAAGCTGGAAAACATGTTCTGTGCGAAAAGCCGATGACCCTCAGCGCCGAGCAGGCTGCAGAGCTCGCCCGGGTAGCCGCGCACGCGAATCGAGTGGTCTTCGAGGCGTTCGCCTACCAGTTCGCGCCGGTCATGGCCGAAGCGGTGCGGTTGGTGCGGTCAGGCGCCATCGGCGAGGTGCGCTCGTGCCGAGGAACGTTCAGCTTCGTGCTGCCCGAGGGGGAGGATTTTCGCTGGCAACCTGCTCATGGTGGAGGTGCACTCTTCGACATCGGCTGTTACCCCGTTCACCTGACGCGCCTGATGCTGGGCGAGCCGCTCGCCGTCAGTGCGCAGGGCCGCTGGACGTCCAGCAACGTCGACATCGCGCTGCACGGCACACTGCGCTATGCGCAGGCGCTGGCGTCATTTCAATGTTCTTTCGACGAGGTGCACCACGAAGCGTTCGAAGTCGTCGGCACGGCAGGGCGCCTGACGCTCGATGGGCATCTCTTCAGCAACGTCGGCGAGGTTCGTCTGCGCCTCAACGAACAAGAGCAGCTCTTTCCTTATGAGAACGCCTATGCCCGAATGGTCAGTCACGTACAGGAACTGGTCACCCGATCCCTCGAGGATCAGCGAACCAGCGCGGCAGCAGCGGTGGCGCAAGGACGCGTCATCGACGCCCTCCTTCAATCTGCGCGGGAACAACGTGCCGTCCGACTCTAG